The genomic region TCGCTCTGATTTAACGTAGTTCAGTCCTTGGACTTTTTAACTCCGTTGCTAAAAATGATTTGATGGAATCTAAAATACCTACTATTGAGAAACACAGAAATGCTTACGTAAAGATAAGGATAATAGAAAGTTTAGATGAGTTAGCTTTAGGATTAAAATTACTAAAAGAGGGATTTAGTAGAAATTCTGCTAATAAAGTGTTCCTTTCTTGGAAGGCTATAATTAGTGCGTTGACAGTTATGAATCTTGAAAAAATGCCTAGAAATGAAAAAGAGAAGGAATGGTATTATAAATCAGGCTTTCTTGCTCCTACCACTGGATTAAAAGGAATTTCGCAAAGGCTTGAAGAACTTGGATATAATGTAAATTCCCTAACTTCAGTTGCGTTAGAATTACATAGATATGCATATAATGGCCTTTATAAAGGAGCCAGCGATTATTATGAAAGAGAAGAGGCTATTAACGACATCATTTACTTATCTAAGGAAATTATGAAGGTTATAAAAGAATTCTTTAAGGAATATTGGGATGAGGAAATTGAAAAGCATTATAATCTTGCTGAGAAGGAGTTCACGACTAGTACTAAGAATCTTTAGTGCAACTACGTTCAAGCGAAATTTTGCATTTTCTTTATCCACATTCTAGCAGAATGCCGTTGCCAACTGTTTCCAATAAACCGTGAAGTTTATATACTTTGTATGTAAAACTAATTACAATGCTAAAACCTAAAGAAGTCTGCCAACGCTTAGGAATATCATACCGCACTTTACAGAGCTACGTAAAGAAGGGTTATATAAAACCAGTAATACTACAGAGCGGAA from Acidianus ambivalens harbors:
- a CDS encoding PaREP1 family protein, giving the protein MESKIPTIEKHRNAYVKIRIIESLDELALGLKLLKEGFSRNSANKVFLSWKAIISALTVMNLEKMPRNEKEKEWYYKSGFLAPTTGLKGISQRLEELGYNVNSLTSVALELHRYAYNGLYKGASDYYEREEAINDIIYLSKEIMKVIKEFFKEYWDEEIEKHYNLAEKEFTTSTKNL